ACACCTGGTGGGCGTACTTGGTGGCGAAGGGCTTGCCCGTGGGGCCGTGGGTGACGACCATGCCCCGCTCGAACCGGCCCGAGCACACCCGGAAGAAGGCGATGCGGTCGCGGTGGGACGGGTCCATGTTGGCCTGCACCTTGAACACGAAGCCCGAGAAGGGCGAGTCGAGGCCGCGGGGCACGCCGTCGGCGTCCTCCCGGGGGGAGGGGGACGGCACCAGGTCGACGATCGCGTCGAGCAGCTTGCGTACCCCGAAGTTGGTGAGGGCCGAGCCGAAGAACACCGGGCTGGTCTCGCCGGCGAGGAACGACTTGGCGTCGTGGTCGGCGCCCACCTCGGCGAGCAGGCCGAGCTCCTCCTCGGCGGCGGTCCACGCCAGTCCCTCGTCGATGCGGGCCTGCTCGGCGGACACCTCTTCCTCCGGCGCCTCGGTGCTGCCCCGGGCGGTGCGGGTGAAGCGGGTGAAGCCGATCTCGCCGGCGCCCTCGCCGCCGAGGGCCCGGTCGGCAACTCCTCGGAAATCGCCGGCGATGCCCACGGGCCAGGTCACGGGCGTCGGGACGATGGAGAGCTTCGACTCGATCTCGTCGATCAGCTCGAGGGCGTCGCGCCCCGGTCGGTCCCACTTGTTGATGAAGCTGAGCAGCGGCAGGTTGCGCTGGCGGCACACCTCGAACAGCTTCAGGGTCTGGGGCTCGATGCCCTTGGCCGCGTCGAGCACCATCACCGCGGCGTCGGCGGCCGCCAGGACGCGGTACGTGTCCTCGGAGAAGTCGCGGTGACCGGGGGTGTCGAGCAGGTTGACCACGCAGTCCCGGTAGGGGAACTGCATCACCGTCGACGTGATGGAGATGCCCCGCTGCTGCTCGAGGGCCATCCAGTCCGACGTGGCCGAGCGCCGCTCACCTTTGGCCTTCACCGCGCCGGCCTCCTTGGCCAGGGCGCCACCGTAGAGGAGGAACTTCTCGGTGAGGGTGGTCTTGCCGGCGTCGGGGTGGGAGATGATGGCGAAGGTGCGCCGGCGCGCCGCCTCCGCGCTGGCCGCGGTCACCCGCTCAGGCTACCGGTACCCTGGTGAAGGTCATGCCGCTGCGACGCCTTCGCCTCGCACCGCTCGTGCTGGCCGTCGTCGCCCTTCTGGCGCTCGGCTGGGGTGTCGGTGCCGCCCCCGGGTGGACGACGCACGGCGTGGCGAGCGGCACCGAGCTGGTCGCCTCCGTGCACCTGGAGGCCCCCGCGATCACCGCCGGCGCGGAGGAACGGCTCGACAGCCGGGCCCAGCGCCTGGCGAAGTCACGATGGACCCCCTTGGCGGCGGTCGCCGCCGCCGCCCTGGTGGGTGTCGGCGCGCTCCGTCGTCGACACCACGGCGACCTTCTCGTCCTCCTGGCACCCGCCGGGCACGGATCGACCGTCCGCGGTCGCGCGCCACCGCGCTCCTGACGCACGCGCCCTGATCCGCTGCCCCGACCGCCGGGGCGGCCGCTCGACCCGTGACCAGATCGACCCGTGACCAGGAGGTCCCGATGCCGCACCGCTGTGCTGCTCTTCACGTTCCCCGACCCGCCGGGCGGCGGCGATGACCCGCGCACCCACCATCGACCGCGAGCTCGGCGCCCCACGGAGCTGGTCGCCGCGTCCCGTCCACCTCCTGTGGGTGCTCGCCGGCGCCGTGGTGCTCGCCGCAGGCCTGCTCCTCGCGCCGCTCCTGCGCATGCCCGCCCACGTGGACGCCATCGCGTTCACGAACCCCACGCCCTACGACATCACCATCGCCGCCAACGACGGCGACGACACGGACTGGACGCCGGTGGGCACCGTCGAGGCGGGCGAGTCCGTCACCTTCGAGCGCGTCTACGACCAGGGCGACCAGTGGGTCTTCCGCTTCTCGTCCCAGGGGCGCGATGCCGGAGAGCTGGCTCGGTCCCGGACACAGCTCGAAGAAGACGGTTGGCAGGTCCCCATCCCGGCCTCGGTGGGAGCCACCCTCCGCGCCGACGGTGCGCCCGAGCCCCGCTGACCGCACCACTTCCCGAGCGTCCACGCGCGCCCCGCGCGTCGCCTCCCCCCGGTGGCTGCCGCCGCCGTCCCCCCCCACGACCTCCCGAGGAGGCCTCCGTGCCTGCACCTTCCGAGCCCAACCGTCCGATGCCACGCCCGCGTGCCGCCGGCGGCGAGATCACCGAGGTGGCCCTGCCCGGCATCGGCCACCGCTACGACCTGCCTGCGGACGAGGGCGGCGACGTGGCCGTGATCATCCACCACTCGGGTCGTCGTGACCTCTACCTCCTCGACCAGGGGTCGCGTCGCGCCTCGGTGGCCCTGAGCGACGCCCAGGCCCGGACCCTCGGGGCGATCCTGGGCGGCGCGTACTTCACGCCCTCGGTGGTCGAGGAGATCGAGGCCGTGATCGACGACCTCCTCATCGACTGGGTGACGCTCGACGAGGCGTCGCCCGGCGCCGGCCGGTCGATCGCCGAGCTCGAGGTCCGCTCCGCCACCCGGATGACCATCGCCGCCATCCTCCGCGACCACCAGTCCCTGGTCGCGCCGGAGCCCAGCGAGGTGCTGCGTCCGGGTGACCGGCTCGTGGTCATCGGGCGCCCGGAGGATCTCGCCGGCTTCCGCCGGCACGTCGTCAGGAGCTGAGCATGGGCGACCTCCTCGTTGCCATCGGCGGGGCGCTGCTGGCCGCGGGTCTCCTCGCACGCGTCGGTCGGCGCATCGGTCTGCCGACCATTCCGTTCTTCATGGCCGCCGGCATCATCTTCGGCCCCAACACCCCTGGGATCGCCCTGGTCGAGGATCCCCACGACCTCGAGCTGCTCGCCGCCCTCGGTCTGGTCCTCCTGCTGTTCCACCTCGGCCTCGAGTTCAGCCTCGACGACCTCGCCGCCGGAGGCCGCCGCCTTCTCGGTATCGGTGCGATCTACCTGCTGCTCAACGTGGGCGGAGGGCTGCTCTTCGGGCTCGCGCTCGGCTGGGGCACCAGCGAGGCGCTCGTCATCGCCGGTGCGGTCGGGATCTCCTCCTCGGCCATCGTCACCAAGCTGCTGGTCGAGCTGCACCGCCTGGCCAACCCCGAGAGCCGTCTGATCCTCGGGGTCATCGTGGTGGAGGACCTCTTCCTCGCCCTCTACCTGGCGCTGCTCGCCCCCGTGCTGGGCTCGGCGGACGGGCCCGCAGAGGCCGCCATCGAGTTCGCCACGGCCTTCGCCTTCCTCGTCGCGCTGGTGACCTTCGCCCGCTTCGGCAGCGGCCTCGCCGGCCGGTTGGTGGCCAGCCGGGACGACGAGCTCCTGACCATCTCGTTCCTCGGCTTCGCCGTGCTGGTGGCCGGCGTGGCCGCCGAGCTGGGGGTCTCCGACGCCATCGGTGCCTTCCTCGCCGGCCTGGTGCTGGCCGAGACGGTCGTGGCCGGCCGGATCGAGCGCCTCGTACTGCCCCTGCGGGACGCGTTCGCCGCCCTCTTCTTCTTCACCTTCGGCCTGACCATCGACCCCGCCGACGCCGGCGCGGTCGCGCTGCCCGTGGCCATCGCGGTGCTGCTGTCGGTGGTGCTGAACCTGGCCGCGGGTCTGATCGCCGCCCGCATCGAGGGGCTCGACCGGCTGGCGGCCGCCAACGTGGGTTTCACCATCCTGGGGCGGGGCGAGTTCTCGCTGATCCTGGCCACCCTCGGCGTGGCCGCCGGCCTCGACGAGCGCATCGGACCCTTCGTGGCGCTCTACGTGCTGGTGCTCGCCGTGCTCGGCCCCGTGCTCGCCGCCCGCTCGGAGGGCCTGGCCCGTCTCCTGCCGTCCCGCCTGTTGCCGTCGAAGGTCAGAGGATGACGGGAGGGCGGCCGCCGATGGCCTCGTAGCAGGCCTCGGTGAGGCCGACGGTGCGGGCGTCGCCGATCATGTTCGGCATCAGGTGGTTCATCACGTAGCCGTATCCGATGCCGGCGTCGGGGTCGGCGAAGCCCATCGACCCGCCCGTGCCCGTGTGGCCGAACCCCCGAGGGCCGCCGTAGCTGCTGAACGCCGAGGACAGGAAGAAGCCCAGGCCGAGGGCGGTCTCGAAGAACATGACCGCGTCGGGCCCGGTGGTCTGGCGCTCGATGGCCTTGTCGACCTGTGCCTCGGAGAGCAGGCGGATGCCGTCGACCTCGCCGATGGTCGCGGCATAGACGCGGGCCAGCGCGCGTGCGTTGGTGACGCCGTTCGCCGCGGGGATCTCGGCCTGCAGGACCCGCGGGTCGTCGAACATCGACAGGTCGATCATGCCCTCGGTGCCCCCGAACAGCTCGGGGCAGGGGGTGCGCAGCGCCTTGCCGGTGATGCTGTCGGGCCCGAGCACCTGCTCGATGATCATGCGCACGTTCTCGTTGTCGGGCAGGTCGATGGGCACCAGCGGCGCCACCTGGCCGAGGCGGTCCTCGGGAACGCCGATCCACAGATCGACGCCCAGCGGTCCGGCGATGTTCTCGGCCACGTAGGCGCCGACGCCCTGGCCGCTGACGCGGCGAATGAGCTCGCCCACCAACCAACCGAAGGTGGTGGCGTGGTAGCCGTGCTGGGTGCCCGGCTCCCAGATCGGGGCCTGGGCGGCGAGGGCCTCGACCACCGGATCCCAGCTCAAGGTCTCGTCGACGGTGAGGTTGACGTCGAGGACGGGCAGGCCGGCCTTGTGGCACAGCAGCCAGCGCACCGGAAGCTCGTCCTTGCCCGCCTGGGCGAACTCGGGCCAGTACGTGGCCACGGGCGCGTCGGGGTCGAGGCGGCCCGCGTCGATGAGCTGGTTGGCGGCGATGGCCACGATGCCCTTCGTGGTCGAGAACACCAGCTGGCAGGTGTCCTCCTCGTACCGGCGGCCGGTGGCGGGGTCGGCCACGCCGCCCCACAGGTCCACCACCTTCTCGCCGCGGTGGTAGAGGCAGAAGGAGGCGCCCACCTCGCCATGGCTGTCGAAGTTGGCCGCGAAGGCCTCCCGGACGCCGTCGAACCCCGCCGCCACGTACCCGTCGATGTCGGCCACGGCCATCTCCCTGCCTCGTCCGGCGCCGCCGCCGGTCCCGTCGAATCCAGCGCCGACGGTAGGCGATGCGGGCGCGTCGCTCAGTCGCGGGGCGCGGACGCCCGAAAGGAAGACCGTGGGATCCCGCCCCCGCCCCCCTGCCGCGCGCCGCCAGCGTCGTCGCTGGCGTGTCGTCGCGGTGGCGTGCGCGCTCGTGGTGGTGTCCCGATCGGGCCCGGACACCATCGGAGGGGCCACGGCCGACGTCGGGGGCGACCACCTCACCGCCAGCGGCGTGGAGGTGGGCGACAGCCTCGACTTCTACGACTACGGCGATGCCACCGCGGTGAGCGCGCCCGGCGACACGGCCTGGGCGGACGGCGCCTTCGCCGGAGCCCGCTCGGACCTCGTCCCCGACACCCTCACCCTCGACCACTACGGCACGGTCCCGGCCGACCCGGCTGAGCCCTGGTGGGACGACGCCTGGCGCTCACGCCGGTGCTTCGACGTGGACCACACCGCGGCCGGGGCGACCACCGAGGACGGCTACCAGGTGCGGGTGCTGATCGACACCCAGACCGCCATCGCCGCAGGTGAGCTCGACGTCGGCGCCGAGGACCTCCGGGCCGCCCGCCACGACGGGTCCGGGTTCGTCGACCTGGACCTCTGGGTCGAGCCCGGCACCCTCGACAGCCTGGCCACCGCGGTCTGGGTGCAGCTCGACCAGCTCACCGCCGGCGTCACCACGGATCTGTGCTTGTACTGGAACAACCCCGATCCCGTCAGTCCGGCGAGCGACCAGGCCGCGGTGTTCTCGTACGACAGCGCGCAGACCCTCTACTACACGGTCAGCGACGCCTACGGGCCCGGCGCCGACCGCGTGGACGTGGCCCCCCTCCTCGCCGGTACCCAGATCAGCCTCGACGGGGCGCCGGCGCTCACCGCCGGCGCCGGCGAGGTCGTGAGCTTCACCGGGAACGGGCCCGACTCGTCGTACGCCACGACCGGCCCGATCTCCGGCGTCGGCGTGGACGACGGGCAGGACGGCCTGGTCCCCGCCGCCTTTGCAGGCACGACCTTCGTGGTGCCCACCGACCGGGACGCCCAGACCTTCTCGGTGCGCTCGCCGTGGGCGAGCAGCGACATCGAGATCCTCGATGGCAGCACGCCGGCGGCGAGCCTCACGGTGGCTCCGGGCGAGGGCTCCGTCACCGTGGCCGCCGACGTCACGGCCCCGCATGCCGCGGTGGTGCGGTCGACCAACGGCGTGCCCTTCCTCCTCACCCACCGCTCGGACGTGGGGGGTGACGCCGTCGTCGGCGTGCCCGCCACCACCGACGACCTCGTCGGGGTGCAGAGCCAGCAGGCCCGTCTGGGGTATGGCGCCGCCGGCGGCGACGGAGACGTCCAGCGCTCGGACGGAACCGAGGAGCTGGTTTCGGGCACGCCGGATGCGTCCGACGTCTTCGGTCCCAGCCCCGCGGCCGGCGCCGGGCCGGGCGTGCGCATCACCGCCCTCGATGCTGCGAGCGGCGCCCTCCAGCAGGACGACGGCGACGGCGGCGAGTCGACCTCGTTCTGGCCCGTCGGCGAGCTGGGGGACCGGTACCTCCTGCCCTTCGACGCGGAACACGTCGTGGTGGTCTGCCCGGTCGCGGGCACCGAGATCAGCATCGGCGGCGCGCCGGCGGTGGCCTGCGCCGGGGCCGACTTCGGCGGGGACTTCATCGGGCGCGCCGTCGACGCCACGGGCTGGACGGTCACCACCGACGCCGTGTCGGTGGCCTCGACCGGTGGGGAGCCGTTCTGGCTGAGCTTCGACCGCGGCTCCGGCACCGGCGCCGAGGACGAGGTGCAGGTCGGCTCGTGGCGGCAAGCGCGGCAGGTGACGTTCCCCGCCCCTTCGCTGACGGCTCGCCCCGAGGAGGGGCGCTTCCGTCCTGCGGGGCGGTGGGACTCGGCGCCAGTCGACACCGGGGCCGACGGCGTGTTCGGCCTGCTGCGGTGGGCGGCCGCCGTTCCCGCCGACACCGCGGTGCGGTTCCAGTTGGCCTCGGGTGCGTCGCAACTCGCCAGCGTCCTGTCCCCGTTCGTCGGACCCGACGGCACCGCCGGGACCTACTACACCGCCAGCGCGACACCGGCCGCCTACGACCACGACTTCGACCGGTGGGTGCGCATCCGTGCCGACCTCATCAGCACCGATCCCACAGCCACGCCCGAGGTCGGCTCGATCACCCTCGACACCCGCCTCGCCGAGCTGGGGAGCACCCTCGACGATCCCACCATCCTCGCCGTCACCAGTCCCGCCGGCGTGCCCACCAGCACGTGGGTGGCCCGCGTCCACACGTCGGCTCCGACCTTCGCCGGCAGCACCACGACCCTGCGCAGTGCCAACGCGCCGGTGGTCCCCGGGGTCGACGCCGCCACCGTCGCGTTCGCCCGTCCGGACGCCACCGAGGTGATCGTGGCCGCCGAGACCGTGATCCAGCCGACCGGCCCGCCCATCGCGTTCGCCGCCGACGAACCGCACTCGATCGTCGTCGACAGCACCGTCAGTGCCCCGTCGACGTTCGACCTGACGTGGTCGACCCTCGTGGGCGGCTCGTCGCCGGTGGTCGAGCACCGGTTCCGCCTCGAGCTCTCCGGCTGAGGCATTTGGACCCTCGACCTCAGGGGGCCGGTCCGAGGCACCGATGGAGAGAGCAGTGTCGTTCTCGATGGAGCACCTCGACGACCGTCCCCGGTCGGCTCCCCCGGGTCGGACCGCGCCCGAGGACATCAACTGGTTCCCCCTCGTCCGGGCCGCCTTCCTCGCTGCCCTCACGGCGTTCCTGGTGAAGCTGGTGTCGCTGGGGTTCTTCGCCAACCGGCGGGACATCAGCCTCGAGGTGCAGTTCTGGAAGGGCTTCATCCCCCACCTGAGCATGCAGACCCCGCCGGCGGACTTCGCCCAGATCGTCACGGCGTCGACCATGGTGATGGCGGTCGTCAGCACGGTGGTCTTCGCGGCGATGGTGCTGCGCCCGAACGCCGACAAGATGGTCGTCTGGGGCTGGTTCATGGGGGTGTTCGTCACCTTCGAGACCCTCTGTCTCGAGCTCCTGCGCCACGTCCTCGAGCCGCCGGTGGTCGACCCGACGACGGTTTGGCGCACCGCCATCCCCCTGACCGCAGGCGCAGCCATCGCGGTGGTCTACAGCGTGGTCAGCCGCGAACCGGTCGCCGCACCGGCGTCCGTCGTCGCCCGTCGGACCACGATGATCGATGGTCCGGACGGCGCGCGGTCGGTCGACACCCGACCGGCGGCGTTCCAGGGCGCCCCGGCCGCCGCGGTCGAGGTCCCCCCCG
The Acidimicrobiales bacterium genome window above contains:
- a CDS encoding peptide chain release factor 3, which encodes MTAASAEAARRRTFAIISHPDAGKTTLTEKFLLYGGALAKEAGAVKAKGERRSATSDWMALEQQRGISITSTVMQFPYRDCVVNLLDTPGHRDFSEDTYRVLAAADAAVMVLDAAKGIEPQTLKLFEVCRQRNLPLLSFINKWDRPGRDALELIDEIESKLSIVPTPVTWPVGIAGDFRGVADRALGGEGAGEIGFTRFTRTARGSTEAPEEEVSAEQARIDEGLAWTAAEEELGLLAEVGADHDAKSFLAGETSPVFFGSALTNFGVRKLLDAIVDLVPSPSPREDADGVPRGLDSPFSGFVFKVQANMDPSHRDRIAFFRVCSGRFERGMVVTHGPTGKPFATKYAHQVFGQERETLEEAFPGDVVGLVNATDVRVGDSLYLDEPVEFPRIPSFAPEHFAVARVRDTGRFKQFRRGIAQLDEEGVVQVLRADDTGDQAPLLAAVGPMQFEVATHRLENEFGAPVELNRTSYRVARRTDEASEPVLTAMQGVDVLKRADGTRYALFESQYWLERVEREQPELVLDRLVAEGGA
- a CDS encoding cation:proton antiporter regulatory subunit, whose translation is MPAPSEPNRPMPRPRAAGGEITEVALPGIGHRYDLPADEGGDVAVIIHHSGRRDLYLLDQGSRRASVALSDAQARTLGAILGGAYFTPSVVEEIEAVIDDLLIDWVTLDEASPGAGRSIAELEVRSATRMTIAAILRDHQSLVAPEPSEVLRPGDRLVVIGRPEDLAGFRRHVVRS
- a CDS encoding cation:proton antiporter, with the protein product MGGALLAAGLLARVGRRIGLPTIPFFMAAGIIFGPNTPGIALVEDPHDLELLAALGLVLLLFHLGLEFSLDDLAAGGRRLLGIGAIYLLLNVGGGLLFGLALGWGTSEALVIAGAVGISSSAIVTKLLVELHRLANPESRLILGVIVVEDLFLALYLALLAPVLGSADGPAEAAIEFATAFAFLVALVTFARFGSGLAGRLVASRDDELLTISFLGFAVLVAGVAAELGVSDAIGAFLAGLVLAETVVAGRIERLVLPLRDAFAALFFFTFGLTIDPADAGAVALPVAIAVLLSVVLNLAAGLIAARIEGLDRLAAANVGFTILGRGEFSLILATLGVAAGLDERIGPFVALYVLVLAVLGPVLAARSEGLARLLPSRLLPSKVRG
- a CDS encoding beta-lactamase family protein, with the protein product MAVADIDGYVAAGFDGVREAFAANFDSHGEVGASFCLYHRGEKVVDLWGGVADPATGRRYEEDTCQLVFSTTKGIVAIAANQLIDAGRLDPDAPVATYWPEFAQAGKDELPVRWLLCHKAGLPVLDVNLTVDETLSWDPVVEALAAQAPIWEPGTQHGYHATTFGWLVGELIRRVSGQGVGAYVAENIAGPLGVDLWIGVPEDRLGQVAPLVPIDLPDNENVRMIIEQVLGPDSITGKALRTPCPELFGGTEGMIDLSMFDDPRVLQAEIPAANGVTNARALARVYAATIGEVDGIRLLSEAQVDKAIERQTTGPDAVMFFETALGLGFFLSSAFSSYGGPRGFGHTGTGGSMGFADPDAGIGYGYVMNHLMPNMIGDARTVGLTEACYEAIGGRPPVIL